The Argopecten irradians isolate NY chromosome 6, Ai_NY, whole genome shotgun sequence genome has a window encoding:
- the LOC138326199 gene encoding baculoviral IAP repeat-containing protein 6-like: MTSENEKKNTDILVQEFEEWQKDEDSDIVFLLEATPRDNGGVTLSLLLACEHEFKLLVPAGYPDYEDNFFVESDPVIKEWSLTFNEFLLDTRQKLSLREVLNKATSLHREEKGRGITSPASSEEDFSDDAKMEEEDEEEMILADDDAFTTEWDLHLARKKKRWAQKEAQIREEMKKARTSQAGAAVGPSMDNKTSKQIFTSNAAAGILTNDLVKIMEGEQEVGFTAEPIEDNIYHWRVKIFNFADSDLAKDLSEIKEKFGYNYIELEMTFEIDLYPFYPPLVKVMRPRLQGSMMQRVTNMELLKLSYWCPTKDMKTVIQEIKTFLQQWARLEVDSERNDLKRYPHGAYLEMEHHLLTLALVSEVVPRVNQRYLLNVDGLKSPPASLNEKKLAKNDLEYWAKGIGYGHQFRPEWDINAYIAAQKEKDNKIEDALHKILVEFKVLYANHAPQLKPRPPGQPDPNVATPDTGQSIDPVQDMYSVVEGSALIPFMEQYLRVLHSIFLQVYKFIVDIIKEIARQRQLLPLLCSLSNQTLSIYQLLEQLEKKASLILKHMCKAGNGSVPRPQTSTAPEGDNNATPFNILPNCFSRCRGSSSSCSALGTDNELAEEKLAREFVILFNNVKDVMAMQSLSPSGEQCSPTASAREMSISNDGGTSVMDVSIQMDKLDPTEIQYKQVLRNMQFYSTDFSLEGNWAHHYASQFKSAQSSRQNQIFRIAQELSSLSSSLPLDWSSAIFVRSDDDKLTLMKALITGPEGTPYSAGCYIFDIYFPPAYPKSPPLVNLQTTGSGKVRFNPNLYACGKVCLSLLGTWEGQKGEQWNEKTSTVLQVLVSIQSLILVQDPYFNEPGFELEIGTEGGKKHSDEYNADCCYNNIKYAMISQLQTPPPEFADVIKAHFYHKKKKILEEVEGWANKYSNRRLGGLLPSLKQELKKLHPPPVLNGPS; this comes from the exons atgacatctgaaaatgaaaagaaaaacacTGATATTCTTGTGCAGGAATTCGAAGAATGGCAAAAAGACGAAGATTCGGACATAGTGTTTCTTCTAGAG GCTACACCTAGAGACAATGGTGGTGTAACCCTAAGTTTGCTGTTAGCTTGTGAACATGAATTCAAGCTTCTTGTCCCAGCTG GGTATCCCGACTACGAAGATAATTTCTTTGTGGAGTCTGACCCGGTTATTAAGGAATGGAGCTTGACTTTTAATGAG TTCCTCCTGGACACCAGACAGAAGCTAAGTCTACGGGAAGTTTTAAACAA AGCCACAAGTTTACACCGCGAGGAGAAGGGACGTGGCATTACAAGCCCAGCGTCATCAGAG GAGGACTTTAGTGATGATGCCAAAATGGAAGAAGAGGACGAAGAG GAGATGATTTTGGCTGATGATGATGCTTTTACCACAGAATGGGACCTACACTTAGCTCGGAAAAAG aaacgaTGGGCACAGAAGGAAGCACAGATTAGAGAGGAGATGAAAAAAGCAAGAACGTCTCAAG CTGGTGCAGCTGTAGGTCCCAGTATGGATAATAAAACGTCCAAACAGATATTCACGAGTAACGCTGCAGCTGGAATCCTCACAAATGACTTGGTCAAGATCATGGAGGGAGAACAG GAAGTTGGCTTCACTGCGGAACCGATAGAGGACAATATCTACCACTGGAGGGTGAAGATATTTAACTTTGCTGACAG TGATCTTGCCAAAGACCTGAGTGAAATCAAAGAGAAATTTGGGTACAACTACATTGAACTGGAGATG aCATTCGAGATTGACCTTTATCCTTTTTACCCTCCACTTGTCAAGGTCATGAGGCCAAGGTTACAG GGTTCTATGATGCAGAGAGTGACCAACATGGAGCTACTAAAACTGTCCTACTGGTGTCCCACCAAGGACATGAAAACAGTGATACAGGAAATAAAAACTTTCCTACAGCAGTGGGCGAG ACTGGAGGTTGACAGTGAAAGAAATGATCTGAAGAGATATCCACATGGGGCCTACCTGGAAATGGAACATCATCTTCTCACACTTGCTTTG GTCAGTGAAGTTGTGCCGCGTGTGAACCAGCGATACCTGTTGAATGTGGACGGCCTCAAGTCTCCTCCAGCCTCACTG AATGAGAAGAAATTGGCTAAGAATGACCTTGAGTATTGGGCCAAGGGCATTGGTTATGGGCATCAATTCCGACCAG AATGGGACATCAATGCCTATATAGCAGCCCAGAAAGAAAAGGATAACAAG ATAGAAGATGCACTTCACAAGATTCTGGTGGAATTTAAAGTTTTGTATGCAAACCATGCCCCTCAACTGAAGCCACGTCCACCCGGTCAGCCAGACCCAAATGTAGCGACCCCAGACACTGGTCAATCCATTGATCCAGTACAGGATATGTACTCGGTAGTGGAGGGGTCAGCACTCATCCCATTTATGGAG CAATACTTGAGGGTACT ACATTCAATCTTTTTGCAGGTATATAAATTCATCGTAGATATCATTAAAGAAATAG CTCGACAACgccagttacttcccttgttgTGTTCCTTGTCAAACCAGACTTTATCTATATACCAGCTGCTGGAGCAGTTAGAGAAAAAG GCCTCTCTGATCCTGAAGCACATGTGTAAGGCTGGGAACGGCAGCGTACCACGTCCTCAGACAAGTACAGCTCCCGAGGGCGACAACAATGCCACACCCTTTAATATATTACCCAACTGCTTTAGTCGATGTCGCGGTTCAAGCTCTTCCTGTTCCGCACTCGGAACAGACAATGAACTTGCTGAGGAAAAACTTGCCAG AGAATTTGTGATACTTTTCAACAATGTAAAAG ATGTGATGGCCATGCAGAGCTTGTCTCCTAGTGGTGAGCAGTGCAGTCCAACAGCGTCGGCGCGCGAGATGTCTATATCTAATGATGGCGGGACGTCAGTAATGGACGTCAGTATCCAGATGGATAAG CTGGACCCAACAgaaatacagtataaacaagTGTTAAGAAATATGCAGTTTTATAGTACAGATTTTTCAT TGGAAGGAAACTGGGCCCACCATTATGCAAGTCAATTTAAGTCGGCTCAGAGCTCCAGACAAAACCAG ATTTTCCGAATTGCCCAAGAACTTTCTTCTCTTTCTTCATCGCTGCCTCTAGATTGGTCGTCTGCCATCTTTGTTCGAAGT gATGATGACAAACTGACATTAATGAAAGCACTTATTACTGG ccCTGAGGGAACCCCATACTCTGCAGGCtgttatatatttgatatctaCTTCCCACCGGCCTACCCTAAATCTCCGCCTCTAGTGAACCTTCAGACCACCGGGTCAGGGAAAGTCCGCTTTAACCCAAATCTGTATGC ATGTGGAAAGGTGTGTTTATCCTTACTAGGAACATGGGAAGGTCAGAAAGGAGAGCAATGGAACGAAAAAACTTCAACTGTCTTACAG GTACTTGTATCAATCCAGTCCCTTATCCTGGTACAAGATCCTTACTTCAATGAGCCAGGCTTTGAACTGGAGATTGGGACGGAGGGAGGAAAAAAGCACAGCGACGAATATAATGCAG ACTGTTGTTACAACAACATCAAATACGCCATGATCAGCCAGCTTCAGACACCACCACCAGAGTTTGCAGACGTCATCAAAGCACATTTCTatcataaaaagaaaaagattttAGAG gaaGTTGAGGGCTGGGCAAACAAATACTCCAATCGTCGACTCGGAGGGCTCTTGCCAAGTCTGAAACAGGAACTGAAGAAGCTGCACCCCCCTCCTGTCCTAAATGGACCCTCTTGA